The DNA region ACTTCAAGTATCTTACCTAATGCCAAATCTTCGCTAATAAAAACCATATTGCAGGTAGGACACTTTAAAAGTTCCACTTCAAAATTTCCCTCAAGATAGCGCACTTTGACCTTTTGTGAAATCAATGCTTTCTGGCATTTATCGCACATCCATGGTATTTGTGTATCGATTTTATTTTCCATCTTAGGACTCCACCACTTCCATTCTATGACTGTAAACATCTTTAATCGTGATGTCACTGCCATTTTCTTCATACTTCACCCAATACGTCACATTTTGAACACGGAAACGTGCGAGAAAATCTGATGTTTCAGGGTTAAAAAACCGCTCTTTATGCGTAAGAGAATTATCGATCACTTTTTCAATATCACTTAGCAAGATAAATCGCTTTTCCATCATTGCGGTGATTTCATCTGAAATATGAAGCGTAAAATCATACGTTGTGTTCATGGCACTCTCCTCTTCATTCCATATCTCTTTAAGCAGTTGATGTTTGAGTCGTTTTCGATTGTTTTGTCGCGCTGAGAGTGTTGGCATTTTTTGAGGAGTATCTTCGTCTTTTTCAATGCCATAAATAAGATCTAAAATGTGATATGCTCTTTTATTTCCCTTGACAATGGCGTCTTTACACATCGCGCAATACACCAAAATATCTTGTTCACTCTCGCTCACACGATCCGTCACAAAATCATCGGCTTGCTCAGGATTCGCATTTGATACCAATCCACCATAACCACAACATTTGGCTTTCTCTTTAGAATATTCAAGCTCTTCAATGGTATAGCCTAACGTTTTCACGATGCTTCGTATACTATCATGGACTGCTGTATTATGTCTACTAGCACACGCATCATGAATGCTCAAAACACGCCTACCTTTTTTAATATCCGTCGTAGGCAAACCATATTTATCTAACACTTCCCATAAAGAGATCGTCTTAATCATCGGTAAGTATTTTTCAAAGGTAGAAGCACAACTCGAACAGGCTAAGATAAACGTAGGCTCACCCATTTCTGTCCAAACCTTGTGTATTTTTTCCACACTTTCGGGCATAAGATCAAGCCTTCCTGCCCAATCAGCGGGTGCTCCACAACATCCCAAATAGAGACCAACATCGTTATCCGCATCTTTGGCTTTGATAATACCGACGACATGTTTATAAATCTCACCGATATAATCTGTATGCGTTGCGCTCAGTTGACATCCTGGATAAAAGAGATAACCCGTTTTTCCAGAGCCTTTGTACAAGCCTCTCGCATAGCCGGAAAAGGCAATGACAGGATAGTAAAAGAGATCTTTGGATTGTTCTTTACTGGGCTGTTTTCGAACCATTGAGAATGAATCACTTTGACTAAATTGCATATCTTTAAGAGCAAAATCATGCGCCGAAAGTGGCATTTTCCCCCGTTCGACCATGCTCAGTCTCGTGGCATGGATAATATCTGCCATACCAATCCCTATAGGACATACCTCTTTGCATAAACCACACTCTGTACAGGAATTAATCATCGTATTGGCAGTTCTGTTTCCTAAAACAATCCGTTCGTTATGGTTGATACTTCGAATGTATCTATCGGGGGTAATGTTAAAACGTTGCATATGAGCACACGCCTTAATACAGGCATCACATTGGCATTTTAGACATCTGCTTGCTTCTTTTTTAGCTTCATCTTCAGAATAAAGAGAGGATATTTTAACCACCGTAGCGCTAGGTTTTACGGTATCAATCTTATACTTTAATTTTGTTTCAAAAATTCCTTCACGCTCACGAGAGGCGGTCATAGAGGTTTTTGAAATATATCGATCTATTGAGATAGCTGCACGTTTACCAGAACTTACAAAACCAATAACAGAACGGATATGAGTTTGAATTTCCCCGCCTATAAACAAGGACTGTTCGCCTACTTGAAACGTATCAGGATGGATCGCGTATGCTTTGTTCCAACACCCTGTTCCCAAGTAAACTGCATCGTACTTTTCAATATAACTTTGGAGATTTTCTTCTAATACTTCTGTATCATAGTAAACAGTGATACCTTTTTGTTTTATCACTAAAAGTTCTTCTTCTATGATGGCGGTTTCTAAACCTTTACCTTCATAATCCCAAAGGCATCCACCTAATCGGTTGGATTTTTCATAAATGCTGACTTTGTACCCTTTTTTATCCAGCTCAATCGCGGCAATACACCCACTCAACCCTCCACCAATGATGGCAACATTTCCTTTTGTCTTGGGTAAGAGAAACGTTTTTTTAGGCTTTATATACCCTAAATCAATGACAGTTTTTTCAAGTTCACTGATGCGTATGCTTCCTCCAACGTCTTTTCTGACACACGTTGTTTCACAAGGATGGTCACATATTTTTCCAATCAATCGACTAAAAGGGATTTTAGCATCCATGATTGTGTAAGCTCCAGCAAAATTACCTTTTTCAATTTCAGACACAAATGCAATCACATCCATATGAACCGGACACGATGCAACGCATACGGGGGGTTCTGAATGAATACATTGATTGCTAATTTCCAATAATTTATCTAAATCCATTCTTATATCCTCATAGTATCGCGTTAAAGGCAAATGAATGTGTGAGATACAAAGAGTATCTCACACATCTTCTAATAAGCTTTTTCTAAAAAAACTAATTAGCTAAAGCTTCCAACACTTTTTCTGGACGAGCTGGTAAGTGCGTAATTCTTGCACCACACGCATTGTAAATAGCATTAATAATTGCCGCATGTGGAGCTGCAAGAGGCATTTCACCTGCACCTGCAGAACCTAGTAAGCCGTTTGGTCTTTGATATTCGGTATAGATGAGATCAAGATTATCTGGGACATCTTTGATTTTTGGAATACCACATCCTGTTAAGGTTGTATGTTTTTTAAGATCATCGAAGTCTTCGGTAAGAGCTAAACCAATACCTTGAACCAAACCACCATACATTTGTCCATCGACAACCAATTTATTGATGATCGTACCAACATCAGATGCCAATGTCATTTTCTCAACATTGGTTTTACCCGTTTTGGTATCGACCTCAACTTCTGCGATACAAACACCATACATATATGCGGCAAATGGATTTCCTTGACCATCTGTTGGAGGTGTATCTGTACATGGTGCTGTCCATTTACCCATATATTTAACCTCACGACCTTCCGCGATCATCTCTTCATAGGTTCTGTATGTACCATCTGCTTTTTTCAAGGCTTCAAGTAAGTTTCTACATGCAACAACCGTAGCATTACCCGTCATAACATTCGAACGACTTCCGCCAGCTGGTCCACTGTTTGGTGTTTTAGTCATATCGTTCAAGACTAAATCAATTTGGGTTGGTTTAAGATTCAAAGGTTTTAATGTTTCATGCGCAAAAGTTAAGGTAGCAACATCGGCACCTTGACCATGATCTTCCCATGAATTACCTACAGTAACACCTTTTGCAGTAATCTCAGCCCATGCTTCAGAAGAGTCTGGACCATCTAAGCCACAACCATAGATGTTAGTAGAAACACCTACGCCGTATTTTTTACCAGGTGCTGCATTTGCATTCTTGGCAGCCGCTGTCTTTTTCGCTAATTCGTAAATAGGACGACTTTTATCAAACAGTTCTTCTAAACAATAGACATCAGGCTCACAACTGGTTGGCGTAGTATCCCCTGGTCTATAAATATTTTTATAGCGGAGTTCAAACGGATCCATACCAATTTTTTCAGCCAATTCATCAATGAGCACTTCGGATGGGAACATAATCTCAGGAGAGCCATACCCACGGAATGCTGAACCCCAACCATGGTTGGTACAAACAGTGCGTCCATTACCACGAATATTAGGGATCATATATCCTGCACAACCAAATTGGAAACCACGTTGTGTTAACAAGTCACCAAATTCTGAGTAAGGACCATGATCAACGCTCCAATCAGATTCCAACGCTAAGAGTTTGCCTTCTTTGTTGGCAGCCAATTTCATGGTTGTCCAGAATGGAGAACGCTTACCAGTGTAGGTAATTTGTTGTTTCATATTGAACTCAAGGTAAACAGGTCTTCCTGTTGCCATTGTTGCGACGCCTAATAATCCTTCCATCGTTGGACTAAATTTATAACCAAAAGTAGCCCCTGTATTGTTTTGGACGATATAGACATCTTCTGCTTTCATACCCACACCCTCAGCAATCATGAGTGCATGGAAGTGAAGTGCGATACTTTTTGAATGAATAATAAGTTTACCATCATCATCCACATATGCAAAACCAACATCTGGCTCAAGCGGTAAGTGAGGTTGGCGTTGTGTATAGAAACTGTCTTCAACAACATAAGCAGCTTCTTTCATAATAGGCGCAGTTTCAGCCCCTTTACTAATATGGTTCGTAAAGTAAACATTTGGAGTGCCTGGATGAATCTCAATAGCATCACTTGCCATAGCATCAGGAGCATTCATATACGCTGGCAATACTTCAAGTTCTACTTTAACTTTATCAACGCCTTCGTGAGCCGCTTTTTCATTTTCAGCGAGGACAATAGCGATTGCATCACCGTATTGGAATATTTTTGTATCATTTAAAATTGGTCTATCTAAGCCATCACCTTTATTCGTAGGGAAAGCCAAACCATTAATTCTGTTCGTTCCTTTAACATCTTTATACGTTAAAACAGCAACAACACCAGGGACTTTTTTAGCTTCTTCGGTATCAATTGAGATAATATTTGCATGAGAAACTTCAGCTTGCACAATTTTTGCATGAAGTGTATTCACTGGAAGTTTTAAGCCTAGATCTGCTCCAAAGTCCCATGTTCCAGTAACTTTTGCCATAGCTGAAGGACGAATATACGTTGAGCCAACCAATGACGCACCTTCTGGTATTTTTTTCCAGAAATCTTTGATTGCCAATTCGCCTCTTATGATTTTTGCTGCATCCATAACCGCATCAACGAGAGGTTTGTATCCTGTACAACGGCAGAGGTTTTTGTTTTTTTGGAACCAGTCTCTGACTTCTTCACGTGTTGGGTTGTTATTTTGCTCTAGGAGAACTTTAGCAGAGACGATGAAACCTGGTGTACAATAACCACATTGTGCCGCACCATAGACCATCCAAGCAATTTGAAGAGGGTGAAGCTTGTCTTTCGTACCGACACCTTCAATGGTA from Sulfurospirillum diekertiae includes:
- a CDS encoding DVU_1557 family redox protein translates to MENKIDTQIPWMCDKCQKALISQKVKVRYLEGNFEVELLKCPTCNMVFISEDLALGKILEVEKSLEDK
- a CDS encoding pyridine nucleotide-disulfide oxidoreductase/dicluster-binding protein, producing MDLDKLLEISNQCIHSEPPVCVASCPVHMDVIAFVSEIEKGNFAGAYTIMDAKIPFSRLIGKICDHPCETTCVRKDVGGSIRISELEKTVIDLGYIKPKKTFLLPKTKGNVAIIGGGLSGCIAAIELDKKGYKVSIYEKSNRLGGCLWDYEGKGLETAIIEEELLVIKQKGITVYYDTEVLEENLQSYIEKYDAVYLGTGCWNKAYAIHPDTFQVGEQSLFIGGEIQTHIRSVIGFVSSGKRAAISIDRYISKTSMTASREREGIFETKLKYKIDTVKPSATVVKISSLYSEDEAKKEASRCLKCQCDACIKACAHMQRFNITPDRYIRSINHNERIVLGNRTANTMINSCTECGLCKEVCPIGIGMADIIHATRLSMVERGKMPLSAHDFALKDMQFSQSDSFSMVRKQPSKEQSKDLFYYPVIAFSGYARGLYKGSGKTGYLFYPGCQLSATHTDYIGEIYKHVVGIIKAKDADNDVGLYLGCCGAPADWAGRLDLMPESVEKIHKVWTEMGEPTFILACSSCASTFEKYLPMIKTISLWEVLDKYGLPTTDIKKGRRVLSIHDACASRHNTAVHDSIRSIVKTLGYTIEELEYSKEKAKCCGYGGLVSNANPEQADDFVTDRVSESEQDILVYCAMCKDAIVKGNKRAYHILDLIYGIEKDEDTPQKMPTLSARQNNRKRLKHQLLKEIWNEEESAMNTTYDFTLHISDEITAMMEKRFILLSDIEKVIDNSLTHKERFFNPETSDFLARFRVQNVTYWVKYEENGSDITIKDVYSHRMEVVES
- a CDS encoding molybdopterin-dependent aldehyde oxidoreductase, whose amino-acid sequence is MLKKMLIINGVKTTLVADVEDKLSDVLRKQLGLTGTKVGCNSGECGTCTVILNGKLVRSCITKMKKIEDNDEIITIEGVGTKDKLHPLQIAWMVYGAAQCGYCTPGFIVSAKVLLEQNNNPTREEVRDWFQKNKNLCRCTGYKPLVDAVMDAAKIIRGELAIKDFWKKIPEGASLVGSTYIRPSAMAKVTGTWDFGADLGLKLPVNTLHAKIVQAEVSHANIISIDTEEAKKVPGVVAVLTYKDVKGTNRINGLAFPTNKGDGLDRPILNDTKIFQYGDAIAIVLAENEKAAHEGVDKVKVELEVLPAYMNAPDAMASDAIEIHPGTPNVYFTNHISKGAETAPIMKEAAYVVEDSFYTQRQPHLPLEPDVGFAYVDDDGKLIIHSKSIALHFHALMIAEGVGMKAEDVYIVQNNTGATFGYKFSPTMEGLLGVATMATGRPVYLEFNMKQQITYTGKRSPFWTTMKLAANKEGKLLALESDWSVDHGPYSEFGDLLTQRGFQFGCAGYMIPNIRGNGRTVCTNHGWGSAFRGYGSPEIMFPSEVLIDELAEKIGMDPFELRYKNIYRPGDTTPTSCEPDVYCLEELFDKSRPIYELAKKTAAAKNANAAPGKKYGVGVSTNIYGCGLDGPDSSEAWAEITAKGVTVGNSWEDHGQGADVATLTFAHETLKPLNLKPTQIDLVLNDMTKTPNSGPAGGSRSNVMTGNATVVACRNLLEALKKADGTYRTYEEMIAEGREVKYMGKWTAPCTDTPPTDGQGNPFAAYMYGVCIAEVEVDTKTGKTNVEKMTLASDVGTIINKLVVDGQMYGGLVQGIGLALTEDFDDLKKHTTLTGCGIPKIKDVPDNLDLIYTEYQRPNGLLGSAGAGEMPLAAPHAAIINAIYNACGARITHLPARPEKVLEALAN